A window of the Oscillospiraceae bacterium NTUH-002-81 genome harbors these coding sequences:
- a CDS encoding helix-turn-helix transcriptional regulator has protein sequence MELSIQERLKDLRVARGLTLEQLAEEINLSKSALGSYEGDKLKDISHYAIIKLAKFYGVTADYLLGLSQTKNHPNADLADLRLSNDMIELLKSGRVDNSLLCELAAHPDFPRLMADLEIYVNGVAVKQVQAANAIVDTMSATIMKRYNPGLTDPQLRQLVTAHIDDDSFCRYVIQQDINKIAFDLREIHKDDFFSVPEDNPLEDFLQTAEETAKEGSDPEQVALAFICKRLKLNLKKLSEEEKKWLKKIAQKSDLLKNPNPQRGRK, from the coding sequence ATGGAACTATCCATACAAGAACGATTGAAAGACCTGCGTGTGGCGCGTGGGCTGACGCTGGAACAGCTTGCGGAGGAAATCAATCTCTCCAAGTCTGCGTTGGGCAGTTATGAGGGGGACAAACTCAAAGACATCAGTCACTATGCCATTATCAAGCTGGCGAAGTTTTACGGCGTGACCGCCGATTATCTGCTGGGGCTGTCCCAAACAAAAAATCACCCAAACGCCGATCTTGCAGACCTGCGTTTGAGTAATGATATGATTGAACTATTGAAAAGCGGGCGGGTGGATAATTCCCTCTTGTGTGAGCTGGCGGCGCACCCGGACTTCCCCCGGCTCATGGCTGACCTTGAAATCTATGTGAACGGTGTGGCGGTGAAGCAGGTGCAGGCCGCAAACGCCATAGTGGATACCATGAGCGCAACGATTATGAAGCGGTACAATCCCGGCCTGACCGACCCGCAGCTACGGCAGCTTGTCACCGCCCATATTGACGATGACAGCTTTTGCCGCTATGTGATACAGCAGGACATAAACAAGATAGCCTTCGACCTGCGGGAAATACATAAGGATGATTTTTTCAGCGTCCCGGAGGATAACCCACTGGAAGATTTTTTGCAGACCGCCGAGGAAACCGCCAAAGAGGGCAGCGACCCGGAACAGGTAGCTTTGGCATTTATCTGCAAGCGGCTCAAATTGAATTTGAAGAAGCTGTCCGAAGAAGAAAAGAAGTGGCTGAAAAAGATTGCACAGAAGTCGGACTTGCTGAAAAATCCAAACCCACAGCGGGGGAGGAAATAA
- a CDS encoding L-2-amino-thiazoline-4-carboxylic acid hydrolase, giving the protein MNMAQSTRYGRHWKRKPGGICNEIRWNALWDVGAVCRFLSKAADRNPYSWNMEFYEYPDGSGYEGRFTKCGICVLMEELGLYDLPPALCHLDYTMSEAGGVTEFVRQYTLASGGPYCDCGYKKKG; this is encoded by the coding sequence ATGAACATGGCACAGTCTACCCGGTATGGCAGGCACTGGAAGCGGAAGCCGGGAGGTATCTGCAATGAAATACGCTGGAATGCCCTTTGGGATGTGGGCGCTGTTTGCCGGTTCCTTTCAAAAGCAGCCGACCGCAACCCCTATTCGTGGAACATGGAGTTTTACGAATACCCGGATGGCAGCGGCTACGAGGGACGCTTTACTAAATGCGGCATCTGTGTGCTGATGGAGGAGCTGGGTCTGTACGACCTGCCCCCTGCCCTGTGCCATCTGGACTACACCATGAGCGAAGCGGGCGGTGTGACCGAATTTGTGCGGCAGTACACCCTTGCCTCCGGCGGACCCTACTGCGACTGCGGGTACAAAAAGAAAGGGTAA
- a CDS encoding methyltransferase domain-containing protein, which produces MSFFENTRKPVGFSGKIMVAMMNFGHSAMAAWGLHFLQPAPDAMVLDCGCGGGANIKTLLKLCPKGKVQGIDYSAVSVEKARKVNAGAIAAGQCTVQQASVAELPFEAEQFDVVTAFETVYFWPELAQNFREVYRVLKPGGTFFICNEANGETAKDDKWTRIINGMTIYTDADLKVYLEQADFGRVQSHKNKKGWLCVTAQK; this is translated from the coding sequence ATGTCCTTCTTTGAAAACACCCGCAAGCCCGTAGGCTTTAGCGGGAAGATCATGGTTGCTATGATGAACTTTGGGCACAGCGCAATGGCAGCGTGGGGATTGCATTTTTTGCAGCCTGCCCCGGATGCCATGGTGCTGGACTGCGGCTGCGGCGGTGGAGCGAACATCAAAACGCTGCTGAAGCTGTGTCCCAAGGGCAAGGTGCAGGGCATCGACTATTCGGCAGTCAGTGTAGAAAAAGCGCGAAAGGTCAATGCAGGTGCCATTGCAGCAGGGCAGTGTACTGTGCAGCAGGCAAGTGTAGCAGAGTTGCCGTTTGAAGCGGAGCAGTTTGATGTAGTGACCGCATTTGAAACGGTCTATTTCTGGCCGGAGCTTGCGCAAAATTTCAGAGAGGTCTATCGGGTGCTGAAGCCCGGCGGGACTTTTTTCATCTGTAACGAAGCAAACGGCGAAACAGCAAAAGACGACAAATGGACGCGAATCATTAACGGTATGACCATCTATACGGATGCTGATCTGAAAGTGTATCTGGAGCAAGCAGACTTTGGCAGGGTTCAGAGTCACAAAAATAAAAAGGGCTGGCTGTGCGTCACAGCACAGAAATGA
- a CDS encoding ABC transporter ATP-binding protein — translation MIEKIQHATASSPEGAKGLVKGVLACAFQNMAFMLPTGLLYLLVKDLLAGSTSGRSTFYLLGCVACFVLILLTTWFQYNGTYFTTYKESGTRRLTLAERLRKLPLSFFGKRDLADLTSTIMADCEVLEKDCSHFIPGLFGSLISTVLIALSLFAFEWRMALAALWVIPVSAAIVVGSYRVQDKVQARTMAAKMACADGIQEYIETLRDLKASNAEQRYLSGLSDKIRAVEKQSITAELETALFVSSAGMVLKLGIASVALTGSVLLVQGGIDVLTLFLFLMAASRMYDPMQGALQNLAAVIAMRTNVGRMNEILDAPLQTGSEQLTNQGCDIVFDHVGFAYNSGETVLRDVSFTAKQGEVTALVGPSGGGKTTVSRLAARFWDYQKGHITVGGMEVSRIDPEKLMSLYSIVFQDVTLFDNTILENIRLGRKGATDEEALAAAKLANCEEFAEKLPDKWNTNIGENGCALSGGERQRISIARAFLKDAPIILLDEATASLDVENETAIQEALSRLIKDKTVLIIAHRMRTVSSADKIVVLKDGAVAEQGSPAQLLHKGGIFAHMVQLQTKSQGWSLVKA, via the coding sequence ATGATCGAAAAAATTCAACACGCCACAGCCAGCTCCCCGGAGGGCGCAAAGGGGCTTGTAAAGGGCGTTCTGGCCTGTGCGTTCCAGAACATGGCGTTCATGCTGCCCACCGGGCTGCTGTATCTTCTGGTAAAAGACCTGCTGGCAGGCTCTACGAGCGGGAGAAGCACCTTTTATCTGCTGGGATGCGTTGCCTGCTTTGTGCTGATTTTGCTGACCACATGGTTCCAGTACAACGGCACCTATTTTACCACTTATAAAGAGAGCGGCACCCGCCGCCTGACCCTTGCGGAGCGGCTGCGGAAGCTGCCTCTGTCCTTTTTCGGCAAGCGAGACCTTGCCGACCTGACCAGCACCATCATGGCGGACTGCGAGGTACTGGAAAAGGACTGCTCCCACTTCATCCCAGGTCTGTTCGGCTCCCTCATCTCCACCGTGCTCATTGCCCTGAGCCTGTTCGCCTTTGAGTGGCGGATGGCACTGGCGGCTCTGTGGGTCATTCCGGTATCCGCTGCCATCGTGGTGGGCAGCTATCGGGTACAGGATAAGGTGCAGGCCAGGACCATGGCTGCGAAAATGGCCTGTGCGGACGGCATTCAGGAGTACATCGAGACTCTCCGGGACCTGAAAGCCAGCAATGCGGAGCAGCGGTATCTGTCTGGCCTTTCCGACAAAATTCGAGCAGTGGAAAAGCAGTCCATCACGGCAGAGCTGGAAACAGCGCTGTTTGTGTCCTCCGCCGGCATGGTGCTCAAGCTGGGTATTGCGTCGGTGGCGCTCACCGGTTCGGTGCTGCTGGTGCAGGGTGGCATCGACGTGCTGACTCTGTTTCTGTTCCTGATGGCGGCATCCCGGATGTACGACCCTATGCAGGGCGCGTTGCAGAATCTGGCGGCGGTCATCGCCATGCGCACCAATGTGGGGCGGATGAACGAGATTCTGGACGCTCCCCTGCAGACCGGCAGCGAGCAGCTGACCAATCAGGGCTGTGATATCGTGTTCGACCATGTGGGCTTTGCCTACAACTCCGGCGAGACGGTGCTGCGGGATGTTTCCTTTACCGCAAAGCAGGGGGAGGTCACGGCACTGGTAGGCCCCTCCGGCGGCGGCAAGACCACTGTTTCCCGGCTGGCGGCACGGTTCTGGGATTACCAGAAGGGACACATCACCGTAGGAGGTATGGAGGTTTCCCGAATCGACCCGGAAAAACTGATGAGCCTTTATTCCATTGTGTTTCAGGATGTGACCCTGTTTGACAACACGATCCTCGAAAACATCCGTCTGGGGCGCAAAGGTGCCACCGACGAGGAAGCCCTTGCGGCAGCAAAGCTGGCAAACTGCGAGGAATTTGCCGAGAAGCTGCCGGACAAGTGGAACACCAACATCGGCGAGAACGGCTGCGCCCTTTCCGGCGGAGAACGCCAGCGTATTTCCATTGCACGCGCCTTCCTGAAGGATGCGCCCATCATCCTGCTGGACGAGGCCACCGCCAGCTTGGATGTGGAAAACGAAACTGCCATTCAGGAAGCACTGTCACGACTTATCAAGGATAAAACGGTTCTCATTATTGCTCACCGAATGCGCACTGTTTCCAGTGCAGATAAGATTGTGGTGCTCAAAGATGGAGCAGTAGCAGAACAGGGATCGCCTGCACAGTTGCTGCATAAGGGCGGCATTTTTGCCCACATGGTACAGCTCCAGACTAAGAGCCAAGGCTGGTCGTTGGTTAAGGCATAA
- a CDS encoding 2-dehydropantoate 2-reductase N-terminal domain-containing protein, with the protein MKILVYGAGVLGCNLARNLLRAGKDVTLLARGNWAAEIKQNGLRIKDKFSLRTSVSRIPVVTELAPDAMYDVIFVVLRYTQLDSVLDTLRANRTKNIVFVGNNVQARALAAALPGKNVLFAFALSAGHREADRVVSIDLKKITIGQLTGATSNKQLIGRIFHGTKYKVVYEPNMEDYLLCHAAFVMPAAFACYKTDGDLKKLRGDTAYLNRVLDANIEGYRAIRDAGHTILPKEDADFEGEKYRKTCLRFFKLMCATSLGKLCASDHAMNAIDEMSALNRDLKKFFDEHGTVYPVWQALEAEAGRYLQ; encoded by the coding sequence ATGAAAATTCTGGTATATGGTGCAGGCGTTCTGGGGTGCAATCTGGCAAGAAATCTGCTGCGCGCCGGAAAGGATGTCACTCTGCTTGCGCGGGGAAACTGGGCTGCGGAGATCAAGCAGAACGGCCTGCGGATCAAGGACAAATTTTCGCTCCGCACCTCGGTCAGCCGCATTCCGGTGGTGACTGAACTTGCACCGGATGCAATGTACGATGTGATCTTTGTGGTCCTGCGCTATACACAGCTGGATTCCGTTCTGGACACGCTGCGGGCGAACCGGACGAAGAACATCGTTTTTGTGGGGAACAATGTGCAGGCGAGGGCGCTGGCGGCGGCGCTGCCGGGGAAGAATGTCCTGTTTGCCTTTGCGCTTTCTGCGGGGCATCGGGAGGCTGACCGGGTGGTCTCCATCGACCTGAAGAAGATCACCATCGGGCAGCTGACGGGTGCAACCTCCAATAAACAGTTGATCGGGCGCATCTTCCACGGCACAAAATATAAGGTTGTTTACGAGCCGAACATGGAGGACTATCTGCTCTGCCATGCCGCGTTTGTGATGCCTGCGGCCTTCGCCTGCTATAAGACAGATGGCGACCTGAAAAAGCTCAGGGGAGATACCGCGTACCTGAACCGTGTGCTGGATGCCAACATCGAGGGATATCGCGCCATCCGAGATGCCGGGCACACCATTCTGCCCAAGGAGGATGCAGACTTTGAAGGGGAGAAATACCGCAAGACCTGCCTGCGCTTTTTCAAGCTGATGTGTGCCACCTCGCTGGGCAAGCTCTGCGCCTCCGACCATGCCATGAACGCCATCGACGAAATGAGTGCGCTGAACCGGGATCTTAAGAAATTTTTCGATGAACATGGCACAGTCTACCCGGTATGGCAGGCACTGGAAGCGGAAGCCGGGAGGTATCTGCAATGA
- the mobV gene encoding MobV family relaxase — protein MAQHAILRFEKHKGNPARPLEAHHERQKEQYASNPDIDTSRSKYNFHIVKPESRYYHFIQSRIEQAGCRTRKDSTRFVDTLITASPEFFKKKSPKEIQAFFQRAADFLIGRVGKENIVSAVVHMDEKTPHLHLVFVPLTEDNRLCAKEIIGNRASLTKWQDDFHAYMVEKYPDLERGESASKTGRKHIPTRLFKQAVNLSKQARAIEATLDGITPFNAGKKKEEALSLLKKWFPQMENFSGQLKKYKVTINDLLAENEQLEARAKASEKGKMKDTMERAKLESELKDIQRLVDRIPPEVLAELKRQQQHTKER, from the coding sequence ATGGCACAACACGCAATTTTGCGATTTGAAAAGCACAAGGGCAATCCGGCAAGACCGCTGGAAGCCCATCACGAACGGCAGAAAGAGCAATATGCCAGCAACCCCGACATTGACACCAGCCGGAGCAAGTACAATTTCCATATCGTCAAGCCGGAGAGCCGCTATTACCATTTCATTCAGAGCCGCATTGAACAAGCCGGATGCCGCACCCGCAAGGATAGCACACGCTTTGTCGATACGCTGATAACCGCCAGCCCGGAGTTTTTCAAGAAAAAATCCCCAAAGGAGATACAGGCGTTTTTCCAGAGGGCGGCTGATTTCTTAATCGGGCGGGTAGGGAAAGAAAATATCGTGTCGGCGGTGGTACACATGGACGAGAAAACGCCCCACCTGCATTTGGTCTTTGTCCCGCTGACAGAGGACAACCGCCTGTGTGCAAAGGAGATTATTGGGAACAGAGCCAGCCTCACAAAATGGCAGGACGATTTTCACGCCTACATGGTGGAGAAATATCCCGACTTGGAGCGTGGGGAAAGTGCCAGCAAGACAGGCAGGAAGCATATCCCCACCCGTTTGTTCAAGCAGGCGGTCAATCTCTCCAAACAGGCAAGAGCCATTGAAGCCACGCTGGACGGTATTACCCCGTTCAACGCCGGAAAGAAGAAAGAGGAAGCCCTCTCCCTGCTGAAAAAGTGGTTTCCGCAGATGGAGAATTTCTCCGGTCAGCTCAAAAAATACAAGGTCACAATAAACGACCTTTTAGCAGAAAATGAACAGTTGGAAGCCAGAGCAAAAGCCAGTGAAAAAGGCAAGATGAAAGATACGATGGAACGGGCAAAGCTGGAAAGCGAGCTGAAAGACATTCAGCGGCTGGTAGACCGTATCCCGCCGGAGGTGCTGGCAGAACTGAAACGGCAGCAGCAGCACACAAAGGAGAGGTGA
- a CDS encoding helix-turn-helix transcriptional regulator has product MINTSTLKEIFKAVYGQPIATYMKEFRVRQAMKLLRETNDTIADIASQVGYQTQGKFSSAFQSIVKMSLSPEAL; this is encoded by the coding sequence TTGATAAATACCTCCACTCTAAAGGAGATATTCAAGGCAGTCTACGGTCAGCCTATCGCCACCTATATGAAGGAATTTCGAGTGCGTCAGGCTATGAAATTATTACGGGAAACAAATGACACTATCGCGGATATTGCTTCCCAGGTAGGCTACCAAACCCAGGGAAAGTTTTCAAGCGCTTTTCAGTCTATCGTCAAAATGTCACTTTCCCCGGAAGCTTTGTAA
- a CDS encoding pyridoxamine 5'-phosphate oxidase family protein: MFDADYPYIVPLHYGYEYTEGILIFYMHCAKEGHKLDLIRSNPNVCIEVESDVELISGGDVACKYGASFASVIGRGRAELTEDVQEKIRGLSLFMKSQTGREFNINEEMASTVEVIKVVISEFTAKSRSKA, translated from the coding sequence TTGTTTGATGCTGATTATCCCTACATCGTTCCACTTCACTACGGATACGAATATACAGAGGGTATCTTGATTTTCTACATGCACTGCGCAAAAGAAGGGCATAAGCTGGATCTGATCAGAAGTAATCCAAATGTGTGCATTGAGGTAGAAAGTGATGTTGAGCTTATATCCGGCGGAGATGTAGCTTGCAAATACGGAGCATCATTTGCATCTGTGATTGGGCGTGGCCGTGCAGAATTAACAGAGGATGTGCAGGAGAAAATACGAGGCCTTTCGCTCTTTATGAAAAGTCAGACGGGTCGTGAATTCAATATCAATGAAGAGATGGCATCGACAGTAGAGGTCATCAAAGTTGTTATCTCAGAGTTCACAGCCAAATCAAGATCGAAAGCTTAA
- a CDS encoding class I SAM-dependent methyltransferase, with product MKYKIEKNTVQETLILPLYSRKLCTELYPNLYRDETAVRLIDQIDYDFSEAEKNSRSLMQRFGALEVAMRQNDLAFEVQAYLKNHPCAAVVNLGCGLDNTGKACDNGSCKIYNLDFSDVIALRQQLLPAGEREQNIPCNLKDLAWFDKIDASGGAVFFASGVFYYFLTEQVRELVQWMADAFPGGVLVFDAANRTAVKMIAKTWLRTAKIKDVGAYFAVSDAPKEIGEWDSRLRVSSRGYMMGYNDLKDPSVSGFFRFLAKVGDNGMKMQIVKIGFGGKL from the coding sequence ATGAAATACAAAATCGAGAAAAACACCGTGCAGGAGACATTGATCCTCCCGCTGTATTCCCGGAAGCTGTGTACGGAGTTGTATCCGAACCTTTACCGGGACGAAACGGCGGTGCGTCTGATCGACCAGATCGACTACGACTTTTCAGAGGCAGAGAAAAATTCCCGCAGCCTGATGCAGCGTTTCGGGGCGCTGGAGGTCGCCATGCGGCAGAATGACCTTGCCTTTGAAGTGCAGGCGTACCTGAAAAACCACCCCTGCGCGGCAGTGGTCAATCTGGGCTGTGGGCTGGATAACACCGGCAAAGCCTGCGACAACGGCAGCTGTAAAATCTACAATCTGGATTTCTCGGATGTGATTGCCCTGCGGCAGCAGCTGCTGCCCGCCGGGGAGCGGGAGCAAAATATCCCCTGCAACCTGAAAGACCTCGCATGGTTTGACAAGATCGATGCCTCCGGCGGGGCGGTGTTCTTTGCCTCCGGGGTGTTCTATTACTTCCTGACGGAGCAGGTTCGGGAACTGGTGCAGTGGATGGCGGACGCTTTCCCCGGCGGAGTGCTGGTCTTTGATGCTGCCAACCGTACGGCGGTGAAGATGATCGCCAAAACGTGGCTCAGGACGGCGAAAATCAAGGATGTAGGGGCATATTTCGCGGTTTCGGATGCTCCCAAGGAGATTGGCGAGTGGGACAGCCGGTTACGGGTATCCAGCAGGGGCTATATGATGGGCTACAACGACCTGAAAGACCCTTCCGTCAGCGGCTTTTTCCGATTTCTCGCCAAGGTCGGGGACAACGGGATGAAAATGCAGATCGTGAAGATCGGATTTGGAGGTAAGCTATGA
- a CDS encoding flavin reductase family protein: MRTKLKITEGIFPMPVLMVATYNEDGSVNVMNAAWGTMQERDSVVLNLTETHKTVQNIKARGAFTVSIADAAHIVEADYFGVESGNKVADKFARSGLTASKAETVDAPVINEFPICLECRFIEYQNNAYGCGVIGKVINVTADESVMVDGKIDMSKVNAIAFDPYTHGYYKVTERVGEAFRDGLKLKK; the protein is encoded by the coding sequence ATGAGAACAAAACTGAAAATTACCGAAGGCATTTTCCCCATGCCGGTTCTGATGGTTGCAACTTACAACGAGGACGGCAGCGTCAATGTCATGAACGCCGCATGGGGCACCATGCAGGAGCGGGACTCCGTTGTTCTGAACCTCACCGAGACACACAAGACCGTACAGAACATCAAGGCACGGGGAGCATTCACCGTCAGCATTGCCGATGCTGCCCACATAGTGGAAGCAGACTATTTCGGCGTAGAGTCCGGCAATAAAGTTGCCGATAAATTTGCCCGCAGTGGTCTGACCGCCAGCAAAGCAGAAACAGTAGATGCCCCTGTCATCAACGAGTTCCCGATCTGCCTGGAGTGCAGGTTCATCGAGTATCAGAACAATGCATACGGATGCGGCGTCATCGGCAAGGTGATCAATGTCACTGCCGATGAGAGCGTTATGGTGGATGGAAAAATTGATATGTCTAAGGTCAACGCCATCGCATTTGACCCCTACACCCACGGCTATTATAAAGTCACCGAGCGTGTGGGCGAAGCATTCCGAGATGGCTTAAAGCTGAAAAAGTAA
- a CDS encoding replication initiator protein A, with protein sequence MTNTIYIHQPEKAVSFTRLPNFLFEAPTFTPLSNEAKVLYAFVLRRTDLSRKNGWADEYGRIYLYYPINEVVELLHCGRQKAVNTLRELQYAGLVEIQKQGCGKPNRIYPKSYEAVPNTDFKKSGYGTRSD encoded by the coding sequence ATGACAAACACCATTTATATCCATCAGCCGGAAAAGGCGGTCAGCTTTACCCGGCTTCCTAATTTCCTTTTTGAAGCCCCCACATTCACGCCCTTGTCCAACGAAGCAAAGGTACTGTATGCCTTTGTCCTGCGCCGGACAGACCTGTCCCGGAAAAACGGCTGGGCAGATGAATATGGGCGCATTTACCTCTACTATCCCATCAACGAGGTAGTGGAGCTGCTCCACTGCGGGCGGCAGAAGGCGGTCAATACCCTACGGGAATTGCAGTATGCGGGACTGGTGGAGATCCAGAAGCAGGGCTGTGGAAAACCCAACCGCATTTACCCAAAATCCTACGAAGCGGTTCCAAACACCGACTTCAAGAAATCCGGTTATGGAACGCGGTCGGACTGA
- a CDS encoding cysteine-rich VLP domain-containing protein has protein sequence MKDNPYKRLPPLERKPDGTLCRMTPAQRKQANALIRRECCNYEDGNCMLLDDGDTCTCPQTVSFSVCCKWFRWAVLPLDRTLEAEIFRDKELKRCAVCGRVFVPKSNRAKYCPDCAARVHRRQKTESERKRRSCVDS, from the coding sequence ATGAAAGATAATCCATATAAACGCCTACCACCGTTGGAGCGCAAGCCGGACGGTACCCTCTGCCGCATGACCCCGGCACAGAGGAAGCAGGCAAACGCCCTGATCCGCCGGGAGTGCTGCAACTATGAGGACGGGAACTGTATGCTCCTTGACGATGGGGACACCTGCACCTGCCCGCAGACGGTTTCTTTCTCAGTCTGCTGTAAGTGGTTCCGCTGGGCGGTTTTGCCGCTGGACAGGACGCTGGAAGCAGAGATTTTCCGGGATAAGGAGCTAAAACGCTGTGCGGTCTGCGGCAGAGTGTTCGTCCCCAAGTCCAACCGGGCGAAATACTGTCCCGACTGTGCCGCCAGAGTTCACAGGCGGCAGAAAACAGAAAGTGAACGGAAAAGGAGGTCTTGTGTGGACAGTTAG
- a CDS encoding helix-turn-helix domain-containing protein yields MIQNYIENANFEDTGFAYTLSLISGKHKMVILYCLMEFETVRFNELKRYLKTISDKTLSTNLKELEADKLIVRTEYPQIPPKVEYTLSERGKTLMTVLDQLCVWGEENRLTE; encoded by the coding sequence ATGATACAGAACTATATTGAGAACGCCAATTTCGAAGATACCGGCTTTGCCTATACGTTGTCGCTGATCTCCGGCAAGCACAAGATGGTCATTCTTTACTGCCTGATGGAATTTGAGACGGTGCGATTCAATGAGTTGAAACGGTATCTGAAAACCATTTCCGACAAAACTCTCAGCACGAATCTCAAGGAGCTGGAAGCGGATAAACTGATCGTCCGCACCGAGTATCCGCAGATCCCGCCGAAGGTGGAATATACGCTTTCGGAACGAGGAAAAACGCTGATGACTGTGCTGGATCAGCTCTGTGTCTGGGGCGAGGAGAATCGACTGACAGAGTGA
- a CDS encoding ATP-binding protein — MINRPLYVDKIMAYTDTPFVKVLTGVRRCGKSTVLKMIMEKLQQEHGVPSERIVSMRFDSMDYEDMTAKDMFKTVKEKLSPTGRTYLFLDEVQEIEGWEKVVNTLATDYDVDLYVTGSNSRMMSSEIATYLTGRYVSFRIYTLSFQEYLEFKKQYTQVKDIHAELADYIRLGGFPATHLREYSQDEVYTIVRDIYNSTIFSDIVKRNQIRKIDQLERVVRYTFANVGNSFSAKSISDYLKSEHRSIDNETVYSYLEKLEKAYLLHRCSRYDLRGKEILKTQEKFYLADTALRYSVLGYTPDSVASSLENVVYLELCRRGYTVTIGKTPDGEVDFVAQKQNDRLYVQVTQEIKSEKTEKREYERLLEIRDNYPKYVLRTDEFAGGNYQGIKSMHIADFLLSTEY; from the coding sequence ATGATAAACAGACCGCTCTACGTTGATAAGATTATGGCATACACCGACACACCTTTTGTAAAAGTGTTGACGGGTGTTCGCCGTTGCGGAAAATCCACAGTCCTTAAAATGATCATGGAGAAGCTGCAACAGGAGCATGGTGTTCCGTCTGAGAGGATTGTCAGCATGCGTTTCGATTCCATGGATTATGAGGATATGACAGCGAAGGATATGTTCAAGACTGTCAAAGAAAAGCTCAGTCCAACGGGAAGAACGTATCTCTTTCTGGATGAGGTTCAGGAAATTGAAGGCTGGGAGAAAGTAGTAAACACTTTGGCAACGGATTATGATGTTGACCTTTATGTGACAGGCTCCAATTCCAGAATGATGTCTTCAGAAATAGCGACTTACCTGACCGGACGATATGTTTCCTTCCGTATCTATACGCTTTCGTTTCAGGAATATCTGGAATTCAAAAAGCAGTATACACAGGTAAAGGATATCCATGCTGAACTGGCAGACTACATCCGCTTGGGCGGCTTCCCTGCAACGCACCTGCGAGAGTATTCACAGGATGAGGTTTATACGATTGTCCGGGATATCTATAATTCCACGATTTTCTCGGATATTGTTAAGAGAAACCAGATTCGCAAGATCGACCAGCTGGAACGAGTGGTTCGGTACACATTTGCGAATGTGGGAAATTCATTCTCGGCAAAATCAATTTCTGATTATCTGAAATCAGAGCATCGTTCTATCGACAATGAAACGGTGTACAGCTATCTGGAAAAGCTGGAGAAAGCATATCTCCTTCATCGCTGTTCTCGATACGATCTGCGCGGAAAGGAGATTCTGAAAACGCAGGAGAAGTTTTATCTTGCCGATACCGCTTTGCGTTACAGCGTGCTGGGCTACACACCGGACAGCGTCGCTTCCAGTCTGGAAAATGTGGTGTATCTGGAACTTTGCAGACGAGGATATACCGTGACGATTGGAAAAACGCCGGATGGTGAGGTCGATTTTGTGGCGCAGAAGCAGAATGACCGGTTGTATGTGCAGGTCACACAGGAGATTAAATCCGAAAAAACAGAAAAGCGCGAATATGAACGGCTGCTGGAAATCCGGGATAACTATCCGAAGTATGTTTTAAGAACCGATGAATTTGCCGGAGGCAATTACCAGGGAATCAAAAGTATGCACATTGCAGATTTTCTATTGAGCACTGAATACTAA